Proteins found in one Campylobacter canadensis genomic segment:
- a CDS encoding alpha-amylase: MDKANANHKANQANANKGSAGQNKAHSQVHGNRGAQLNPNNKK, from the coding sequence ATGGATAAAGCAAATGCAAACCATAAAGCTAATCAAGCAAATGCAAACAAAGGTAGTGCTGGACAAAATAAAGCACATTCTCAAGTTCACGGAAATCGTGGCGCTCAATTAAACCCAAACAATAAAAAGTAA
- the cas1 gene encoding CRISPR-associated endonuclease Cas1, giving the protein MQENYQQSLQKLQKQKSLKEVLHISKAGLSLSKEQEFFCVKNSKETVSKIHANKLKSIIINVNITLNSEVLFLAKKYKIAVLFVNKELESINIYTSSTSSKTFLAQAKLSDEKRLSLAKSIIIAKCKNQLNYIKRMNKYHKKYDENILKMMKIIIKLKKAKNNQEILAYEGGVALWYYECLCDRFNKYNFKKRYKKGAKDVVNMSLNYLYGILYNKILKLIIDNGLSPYVGLLHANNDKNISFVFDVIEEYRTYVVDFVVFGWFSYNPNVNDKDELSKELKEKLCKRFNARLLDKLSYKNQKISIENIITLQIQALKKAILNDDKYKGFCPRL; this is encoded by the coding sequence ATGCAAGAAAATTATCAACAATCATTACAAAAATTACAAAAGCAAAAAAGCTTAAAAGAAGTTTTACATATTAGCAAAGCTGGTCTTAGCTTGAGCAAAGAGCAAGAATTTTTTTGTGTAAAAAATAGCAAAGAAACTGTTAGTAAAATCCATGCAAATAAATTAAAATCTATAATTATTAATGTAAATATTACTTTAAATTCTGAAGTGCTATTTTTAGCTAAGAAGTATAAAATAGCTGTGCTTTTTGTAAATAAAGAGCTTGAAAGTATAAATATATATACAAGCTCAACAAGTTCTAAAACTTTTTTAGCACAAGCAAAACTTAGCGATGAAAAAAGATTAAGCCTTGCTAAAAGTATAATAATTGCAAAATGCAAAAACCAGCTTAATTATATAAAAAGAATGAATAAATACCATAAAAAATACGATGAAAACATACTTAAAATGATGAAAATAATTATTAAACTTAAAAAAGCTAAAAATAATCAAGAAATTTTAGCTTATGAAGGCGGTGTGGCTTTATGGTATTATGAATGTTTGTGCGATAGATTTAATAAATATAACTTTAAAAAAAGATATAAAAAAGGTGCAAAAGATGTAGTAAATATGAGCTTAAACTATCTTTATGGCATACTTTATAATAAAATACTAAAACTTATTATTGATAATGGTTTAAGCCCTTATGTGGGATTATTACATGCTAATAATGATAAAAATATTAGTTTTGTATTTGATGTAATAGAAGAATATAGGACTTATGTGGTAGATTTTGTGGTGTTTGGGTGGTTTTCGTATAATCCTAACGTTAATGATAAAGACGAGCTTAGCAAGGAATTAAAAGAAAAATTATGTAAAAGATTTAACGCAAGATTACTTGATAAACTCTCTTATAAAAATCAAAAAATCAGCATAGAAAATATCATAACATTGCAAATTCAAGCACTTAAAAAAGCTATTTTAAACGATGATAAGTACAAAGGGTTTTGCCCAAGATTGTAA
- the cas2 gene encoding CRISPR-associated endonuclease Cas2 translates to MPYIICYDITSNKTRKIIHDTLITQGEKVNLSVFELDLKECKLNSLIIKLNLLINPKTDTIKIYKIPTKTYLNTITIGTNPISTNYI, encoded by the coding sequence ATGCCGTATATTATTTGTTATGATATTACATCTAATAAAACTAGAAAAATAATTCACGATACCCTTATTACTCAAGGAGAAAAGGTAAATTTAAGTGTATTTGAATTGGATTTAAAAGAGTGCAAACTAAACTCGCTTATAATAAAATTAAATTTATTAATAAACCCAAAAACAGACACAATAAAAATCTACAAAATACCTACAAAAACTTACTTAAACACCATAACAATAGGCACAAATCCAATTAGTACAAATTATATTTAG
- the csx20 gene encoding CRISPR-associated protein Csx20, producing the protein MNSMHLFFSHQLSDEQIKDAKTSLNITEFKALPKDLQTRFSNVPPSLDSLDEYAKDFYEYIDKNTKKGDFLLISGDFGLCFKLINYAKAKSLKPVYATTKREVLKDENGVKQSIFKHIKFREF; encoded by the coding sequence ATGAATTCAATGCACTTATTTTTCTCACATCAGCTAAGTGATGAGCAAATAAAGGATGCAAAAACTAGCTTAAATATAACAGAATTTAAAGCCTTGCCAAAGGATTTACAAACTAGGTTTTCAAATGTTCCGCCCAGCCTTGATAGCTTAGATGAATACGCAAAGGATTTTTATGAATACATTGATAAAAATACTAAAAAAGGTGATTTTTTGCTTATTAGCGGTGATTTTGGATTATGCTTTAAGCTTATAAATTATGCTAAAGCAAAATCATTAAAACCCGTTTATGCCACCACAAAAAGAGAGGTTTTAAAAGATGAAAACGGTGTAAAACAAAGCATTTTTAAGCATATAAAATTTAGGGAGTTTTAA
- a CDS encoding TM1812 family CRISPR-associated protein, which yields MGLRVTNQRKRVIFSSFGFKSKYAESTEYKLDENLKNALSLDIKTDKYLNMTDIYLKNFENKNAEFVFFSTEAAKNNQLDILKDFKKDKYELIIFDEKKHEELLNKLIKKIQDIEKNHERTDIIIDITHGFRDTTSVGLLAGLIEYSFSREDKKDNKMNFIFAKEFKDNDGVKFYTITSLNNYADVLKLSFILNTFKNTLKIIKSDVEHNFYKELVKLSDSVFENNIKEIQKAYKKLVVEKENISKNPNDIFFALLPMIEDILNELKEFDNFSDGSDYKDYFILCNLYLKKNYALNAAGFMLEGFQIRLWQYFMPNIAYDYAELQRVKNMLFVCVDGLKDENKGKDEKQKILANKLANYKYNEQEKTLFSKLLEYRKSVAKYRNDMSHISPNMKDKNGKKVDILEELKKIFILIQKIKIEELALIRADIKAIIKEYLSYEPKE from the coding sequence ATGGGATTAAGAGTAACTAATCAAAGAAAAAGGGTTATTTTTTCATCATTTGGGTTTAAAAGTAAATATGCAGAGTCTACCGAATATAAATTAGATGAAAACTTAAAAAATGCATTATCTTTAGATATAAAAACAGATAAATATTTGAATATGACTGATATTTATCTTAAAAATTTTGAAAACAAAAATGCTGAATTTGTATTTTTTAGCACAGAAGCAGCTAAAAATAATCAATTAGATATTTTAAAAGATTTTAAAAAAGATAAGTATGAACTTATTATTTTTGATGAAAAAAAGCATGAAGAATTATTAAATAAACTTATTAAAAAAATCCAAGATATAGAAAAAAACCACGAAAGAACAGATATTATAATTGATATAACTCACGGGTTTAGAGACACTACTTCTGTTGGACTTTTAGCTGGGCTTATTGAATATAGTTTTTCAAGAGAAGATAAAAAAGATAATAAAATGAATTTTATTTTTGCTAAAGAATTTAAAGACAATGATGGTGTTAAGTTTTATACAATCACATCTCTTAATAACTATGCAGATGTTTTGAAATTATCTTTTATATTAAATACATTTAAAAATACTTTAAAGATAATAAAATCTGATGTAGAACATAATTTTTATAAAGAATTAGTAAAATTATCAGATAGTGTTTTTGAAAATAATATAAAAGAAATTCAAAAAGCTTATAAAAAACTTGTTGTTGAAAAAGAAAATATCAGCAAAAATCCAAATGATATATTTTTTGCATTACTTCCTATGATTGAAGATATTTTAAATGAATTGAAAGAATTTGATAATTTTAGTGATGGTAGTGATTATAAAGATTATTTTATTTTATGTAATCTTTATCTTAAAAAAAATTATGCTTTAAATGCAGCTGGTTTTATGCTAGAAGGTTTTCAAATTAGATTATGGCAATATTTTATGCCAAATATTGCTTATGATTATGCTGAACTTCAAAGAGTAAAAAATATGTTATTTGTATGTGTAGATGGCTTAAAAGATGAAAACAAAGGCAAAGATGAAAAGCAAAAAATACTAGCAAACAAACTAGCAAATTATAAATATAACGAACAAGAAAAAACACTTTTTTCTAAGTTGTTAGAGTATAGAAAAAGTGTTGCAAAATATAGAAATGATATGTCTCACATAAGTCCAAATATGAAAGACAAAAATGGTAAAAAAGTAGATATTTTAGAAGAACTAAAGAAAATATTTATACTAATTCAAAAAATAAAAATAGAAGAATTAGCTTTAATTAGAGCAGATATTAAAGCTATAATTAAAGAATATTTAAGTTACGAGCCAAAAGAATAA